ccaaccaagcaggagacATACctggtttcatttgtttaatcagtCCATCTTAGTCTCCAATCAACTATGAAGTGGGCCTCCAATTTGGCTGTAATGAAAGTCTGcagccacaccggccctttacAGATACAATTGAAGACCCACATAATCCCAACAAATTACTCATTACTATACTTACATTATTTATCActaaaaaaattactttttacaCCTGCACTAATTGTTTCTTTATAATTCCTAAGAGCAGTAATGTTTTGCTGGGGCTAACATTAGTTAGCTAAGTAAGAATTGTGAGTTTTAAAGTGAATTGTTAGCATTTGTGTATTTGATGTATTACAGATAAAGCCGAGGCCTTTATTGACTACGAAGACAAGCTCCCAGATGACCATAATCTCTATGATGGCATAGAGGAGGTGCATCATGTGAGTATGATGCCTAGACCTACTGATCATGGAGAGGAGGAAGAGTCTACACCTGAACCAGACCATTTAGAGCCAGTCATGGTAGTGGAAGCAAAGGATAAGATTGAGAAAAACTCTGCCGTGTCTGTAACAGAGCCTCCAGTATCTCAACTCAGCCAGAAACACATGTTCTGGTTCCCCTCAGAGGCTTTCCAGGAAGAGGAGCATCCTCTCGTCACCACAGGAACACCTATTAAAGACCGTACCCAAGATGAGAATTACATCTCAGTCAAGACCGGTGAAGACCAGTCAGAGCCTGAGATAACTACAGAGGATCATGATGGGTATATGTCCCAGCCTCCAACTGACAAACCTGCCACTCACAGTATAGGCAGCACAGTGGAGTCATGGCTTGATGGATATCCTGTTCCCCAGGAAGAGGAGAGAGCAGGTGGAGGGTCTACCGAGGAGACAGTACCAGGGCAGGGGGTGGACATGGAGACTGCGACAGGCAGTTTAAAGGTGGAAGATTTTAAAAGTGTGACTAACATACCAAAAGAGGCAGGTCTGGGAGGTGGTGTCCACAGCTACCAAGAGGAACCAACTGAAGGTGTGTCTGAGATGCCGGAGGAGCAAGAGTTTAGTAAAGTGATTAATCATCAGGATGTGGGGGTTAAGAATGTAAGTGAAAGAGTGGGAGAAAAGAGTTATGGGGAAGTGTTTTACAACCAAGAGGAAGAGTTTCATGGTGTGACTGGCATGCCTCATCCAGAGGTTTCTGATGTAGTGCCTATTCTTTCAGAAGAAAGATATTTTGTTACAGAGGCACCaacagtgaaggaggtggaAGGAGAAGCCAAGAGACCAGTGGAAGTGGAACATGAGAAAGTGGATGATGGCTCTAAAGATGCACAATTTCCTGGTATAATTGACAGTGCAAATGATGTTGAATTGAGCCCTACACCTTTAATCAGCCACACTCAGATCACAGCTGGCACTCCCAGCACCGCTCCTGAGAATGTCAGCACCAGCCA
The sequence above is drawn from the Ictalurus furcatus strain D&B chromosome 24, Billie_1.0, whole genome shotgun sequence genome and encodes:
- the susd5 gene encoding sushi domain-containing protein 5; the protein is MGTMCVRELVLWSLLACLAWLSVGLVGADGRVFLLELRNGSDIGFEAASSACGDQGARMASAMELRHAVVECAFSACARGWLTGPSIGTTVCRSISGSLRAVDMQVENVTEMYESLAVFCVKDTGAPCGGPPLFPNTRLQGQTGLELGDELLYACNPGYILPNGETAFSLLCDSCGEWYGLVQLCVKDKAEAFIDYEDKLPDDHNLYDGIEEVHHVSMMPRPTDHGEEEESTPEPDHLEPVMVVEAKDKIEKNSAVSVTEPPVSQLSQKHMFWFPSEAFQEEEHPLVTTGTPIKDRTQDENYISVKTGEDQSEPEITTEDHDGYMSQPPTDKPATHSIGSTVESWLDGYPVPQEEERAGGGSTEETVPGQGVDMETATGSLKVEDFKSVTNIPKEAGLGGGVHSYQEEPTEGVSEMPEEQEFSKVINHQDVGVKNVSERVGEKSYGEVFYNQEEEFHGVTGMPHPEVSDVVPILSEERYFVTEAPTVKEVEGEAKRPVEVEHEKVDDGSKDAQFPGIIDSANDVELSPTPLISHTQITAGTPSTAPENVSTSQEAMGFGHTTTPLGMAPKETTPASPVHVISNVATATVSVTWETKDLGHFVDQTPTVDDDVLVETHENQSVIEGDVDRSLDQPEDNGSCTVHPCHLAGHGPTIAAIIVGIVAAIVGVALGIWCYKRRQQKTSHYQLNGTNRQTQCIELQQTV